One genomic segment of Primulina tabacum isolate GXHZ01 chromosome 9, ASM2559414v2, whole genome shotgun sequence includes these proteins:
- the LOC142555584 gene encoding uncharacterized protein LOC142555584, whose product MAAANSIPPKPTAPPSFPTHRTVADLPQHVLILCEVLSTTPPHEMEARLAATGVQPEPETVQQVLKLSYNSPSTAAKFFRWAGMSRKQTGYSWNLMVDLLGKNNLFEPMWDAIRSMKQEGLLSLTTFVSVFENYALARRFDEAVMTFDVMERYGIQPDIIAVNSLLSAICREDNQTVKALEFFEKIKASIAPDADSFAILLEGWEKEGNIAKAKTTFGEMVIRVGWSSQNMFAYDAFLNTLVRGSQADEAIKFLQLMKGKNCLPGLRFFSNALDIFVKQNDPAHAIAMWDIMVDSGLVPTLRMYNTMIDLFTRNNFIDNAFRLLDSMAFYGAFPDSLTYNMIFECLIKNKKIPEVGKFFNEMVKNEWPPTCENFTAGIKILFDGDDPEMAIEMWKYMVKNNISPRDDSANTVLLGLCNMGRLADLRRFAEKMIDERIIIYESTMTKAKNAFYKEGRNARELYDHILKKWKSSYT is encoded by the exons ATGGCGGCGGCAAACTCGATTCCTCCCAAGCCGACCGCACCACCTAGCTTCCCCACCCACCGAACCGTCGCAGACCTTCCGCAACATGTCCTCATTCTGTGTGAAGTCCTCTCCACCACTCCACCCCACGAAATGGAGGCTCGTTTGGCTGCCACCGGAGTCCAGCCTGAACCTGAAACTGTTCAGCAAGTCCTCAAACTGTCGTATAACTCTCCCTCCACGGCGGCTAAGTTCTTCAGGTGGGCCGGCATGTCCCGGAAGCAGACGGGGTATTCCTGGAATCTGATGGTGGACTTGCTCGGAAAGAATAACCTGTTTGAGCCCATGTGGGATGCCATACGGTCTATGAAGCAGGAGGGTTTACTCTCTTTGACCACTTTTGTTTCTGTATTTGAGAATTACGCTCTTGCAAGGAGGTTTGATGAAGCTGTTATGACTTTTGATGTCATGGAAAg GTATGGGATCCAACCTGATATTATCGCGGTAAATTCATTATTGAGTGCAATATGTAGAGAAGATAATCAAACTGTCAAAGCTCTCGAGTTCtttgagaaaataaaagctAGCATAGCCCCAGATGCAGACTCATTTGCCATTCTGTTGGAGGGGTGGGAGAAGGAAGGGAACATTGCCAAGGCAAAAACCACGTTTGGGGAGATGGTGATTCGAGTGGGTTGGAGCTCTCAGAATATGTTTGCTTATGATGCTTTTTTGAACACTCTTGTGCGTGGATCTCAAGCTGATGAGGCAATCAAGTTCTTGCAGTTGATGAAAGGAAAGAACTGCCTGCCAGGTTTGAGATTCTTTTCTAATGCACTTGACATTTTTGTGAAGCAGAATGACCCTGCTCATGCCATTGCCATGTGGGATATCATGGTGGATAGTGGGCTCGTTCCAACTTTGCGAATGTACAATACCATGATTGATTTGTTTACCAGAAATAATTTTATTGACAATGCCTTTCGTCTTCTTGATTCGATGGCGTTCTATGGTGCTTTTCCCGACTCTTTGACGtataatatgatttttgagtgtTTGATCAAGAATAAAAAGATACCTGAAGTTGGTAAGTTCTTTAACGAGATGGTCAAGAATGAATGGCCACCTACATGTGAAAATTTTACTGCTGgcatcaaaatattatttgatgGTGATGATCCAGAGATGGCAATTGAGATGTGGAAGTATATGGTTAAGAATAACATTTCACCACGTGATGATAGTGCCAACACAGTgcttcttggtttatgtaatatggGAAGGCTTGCAGATTTAAGGAGGTTCGCAGAGAAGATGATTGATGAAAGAATTATAATATACGAATCAACAATGACAAAAGCAAAGAACGCTTTTTATAAGGAGGGAAGAAATGCTCGTGAATTGTATGACCACATTTTGAAGAAGTGGAAATCTTCCTATACCTAA
- the LOC142504453 gene encoding peamaclein has translation MKPWIATFFLVVLVFNSIFLGSIVEAESSVCDSKCSVRCSKAGMKDRCLKYCGICCAACNECVPSGTYGNKDECPCYRDMKNSKGKPKCP, from the exons ATGAAGCCCTGGATCGCGACTTTCTTCCTCGTTGTGTTGGTGTTCAACTCTATCTTTCTTGGATCCATCGTTGAGGCAGAATCAA GTGTGTGCGACTCCAAGTGTTCCGTTCGCTGCTCTAAAGCTGGGATGAAGGATCGATGTCTGAAATACTGTGGGATTTGTTGTGCTGCATGCAACGAATGTGTCCCGTCCGGAACTTATGGAAACAAAGACGAGTGCCCTTGCTATAGGGACATGAAGAATTCCAAGGGGAAGCCCAAGTGCCCCTAA
- the LOC142555585 gene encoding uncharacterized protein LOC142555585 has protein sequence MGGGKDKHGESDKGLFSHHSHYPPQGYPPGQYPPAPGGYPPQGYPPQAGYPPQGYPPAGYPGSSAPHHSGGSGGVGAMLGGAAAAAAAYGAAHMTHGAHGMGHYGHGGVGHGMGHYGHGAGHGMGHYGHGKMKHGKFKHGKFGKHKGGKHGMFGMHGGKFKKWK, from the exons atgggaGGTGGAAAGGACAAACATGGCGAATCTGACAAAGGGCTTTTTTCTCATCATAGCCATTATCCTCCACAAGGATATCCACCTGGACAGTATCCGCCAGCCCCCGGAGGCTATCCTCCCCAAGGATATCCTCCACAAGCAGGGTATCCACCCCAAGGATATCCACCGGCTGGTTACCCTGGCTCATCCGCTCCCCATCATTCAG GAGGGTCTGGTGGTGTCGGAGCCATGCTTGGAGGTGCTGCTGCAGCGGCAGCCGCCTATGGTGCTGCGCATATGACACATGGCGCTCACGGCATGGGCCATTATGGACATGGTGGTGTAGGACACGGCATGGGCCATTATGGACATGGTGCTGGACATGGCATGGGCCATTATGGTCATGGGAAGATGAAGCATGGCAAGTTCAAGCATGGCAAATTTGGAAAGCACAAGGGGGGAAAGCATGGAATGTTTGGAATGCATGgagggaaattcaagaagtggaAGTGA
- the LOC142555586 gene encoding upstream activation factor subunit spp27-like, whose amino-acid sequence MASTRIFGSRCRVLMAASKSAAATDKPTATSAAGSKTAVRVTGILKVQTVSPALAKFIGSPETSRSGAIKKIWEYVKSHNLQNPSNKREIFCDDKLKTIFDGKDKVDFPAIAKLLTNHFPKTT is encoded by the exons ATGGCATCAACAAGGATTTTCGGCAGCCGTTGTCGAGTTCTGATGGCCGCCTCCAAGTCCGCTGCCGCCACCGACAAGCCCACCGCAACTTCCGCGGCGGGGAGTAAGACTGCTGTTCGTGTCACTGGAATACTGAAGGTCCAGACCGTGTCTCCTGCTCTGGCTAAGTTCATCGGATCTCCAGAAACTTCACGCTCTGGTGCCATCAAAAAGATATGGGAATACGTCAAATCTCATAATCTTCAG AATCCATCCAACAAGAGGGAGATATTCTGTGATGACAAGTTGAAGACAATCTTTGATGGCAAGGACAAGGTGGACTTTCCAGCAATAGCGAAACTGTTGACTAACCATTTTCCAAAGACTACATAA